The following proteins are encoded in a genomic region of Chelmon rostratus isolate fCheRos1 chromosome 3, fCheRos1.pri, whole genome shotgun sequence:
- the LOC121603919 gene encoding sodium-dependent phosphate transport protein 2B-like: MDSLSLPQPMAAQNKCKDDPNETHGNKSKDVKASPAHSTLALIEAEPEDADPWDLPELKDTGVPWSALDTRGKVLRVLLSAGKLILLLGLLYMFICSLDILSSAFQLVGGKAAGDIFQDNSVLSNPLAGLVIGVLVTLLVQSSSTSSSIVVSMVSSGLLTVQLAVPIIMGTNIGTSVTNTLVAMTQAGDRSTFRRAFAGATVHDFFNWLSVLVLLPLEVASGYLYEVTKLITDSFNIQSGEAPDLLNVITDVLTESIIQLDQSVISGIATADPEARNKSLIKKWCQTFTNTTLMNVTVPGPENCTSPSLCWVDGDSTITLKNISNTYNEEKCKHLFVDVDLPDLSVGLILLALSLLVLCSCLVLIVKLLNSMLKGQVATVIKRILNTDFPFPFGWVTGYIAILVGAGMTFVVQSSSVFTSAITPLVGIGVISIERAYPLSLGSNIGTTTTAILAAMASPGDTLADALQIALVHFLFNISGIILWYPIPFTRLPIRLAKGLGNITASYRWFAAVYIICCFFVLPLFVFSLSLAGWQVLVGVGVPLVVMLIVVIVINVLQKRKPECLPAALRSWDFLPLWAHSLAPWDKVVGLCTAKCCCCCKCCQVAADDLEHNETESVEENKSPHAEVYDNPAMSAETEVENEIKIELNILKMTRL; encoded by the exons atggacTCGCTAAGCCTGCCACAG ccaATGGCTGCCCAGAACAAATGCAAAGACGACCCCAATGAGACACatggaaataaaagcaaag ACGTCAAAGCGAGCCCTGCTCACTCCACTCTGGCGTTGATTGAGGCGGAGCCGGAGGACGCAGACCCGTGGGACCTGCCGGAGCTGAAGGACACAGGGGTCCCATGGTCAG ctctGGACACCAGAGGGAAGGTGTTGCGAGTGCTGCTGTCGGCGGGGAAGCTAATCCTGCTGCTGGGTTTACTCTACATGTTCATCTGCTCTCTTGACATCCTCAGCTCAGCTTTCCAGCTCGTgggag GTAAAGCAGCAGGTGACATATTTCAGGATAACTCAGTTTTGTCCAACCCTCTGGCTGGTCTGGTCATTGGCGTCCTGGTCACCCTGCTGGTCCAGAGCTcgtccacttcctcctccataGTTGTCAGCATGGTATCCTCCGGAC TGCTAACGGTCCAGCTGGCTGTTCCCATCATCATGGGCACCAACATCGGCACCTCGGTCACCAACACACTAGTCGCCATGACGCAGGCGGGGGATCGCAGCACCTTCCGCAG GGCTTTTGCAGGAGCCACAGTACATGACTTCTTCAACTGGCTCTCTGTACTGGTGCTGCTGCCTCTGGAGGTTGCCAGTGGTTATTTGTACGAGGTCACCAAGCTCATCACCGACTCCTTCAACATTCAGAGTGGAGAGGCCCCGGACCTCTTAAATGTGATCACTGATGTCCTCACAGAGTCAATTATACAG TTGGATCAGTCTGTCATTAGTGGGATTGCCACCGCAGACCCAGAAGCCAGGAATAAGAGTCTCATCAAGAAATGGTGCCAAACCTTCACCAACACA ACCTTAATGAACGTTACAGTTCCCGGTCCAGAGAACTGCAcgtctccatctctctgctggGTCGATGGCGACTCCACCATCACGCTGAAGAACATTTCAAATACATACAACGAAGAGAAAT gtAAGCATCTCTTTGTGGATGTGGATCTGCCTGACCTGTCAGTAGGTCTGATCCTgctggctctctctctgctggtgcTCTGCTCCTGCCTGGTCCTCATCGTCAAGCTGCTGAACTCCATGCTGAAGGGACAGGTGGCCACAGTCATCAAGAGGATCCTGAACACCG atttCCCGTTTCCATTTGGCTGGGTCACAGGTTACATTGCCATTTTAGTCGGAGCTGGAATGACTTTCGTTGTGCAGAGCAGTTCGGTTTTCACTTCTGCTATAACTCCACTTGTTG GTATTGGTGTCATCAGCATAGAAAGAGCATACCCTTTGTCTCTGGGTTCAAATATTGGTACAACCACCACAGCCATCCTGGCGGCTATGGCTAGTCCTGGAGACACACTGGCTGATGCTCTACAG ATTGCCCTTGTGCACTTCCTGTTCAACATCTCTGGCATCATTCTGTGGTATCCGATCCCCTTCACCCGCCTCCCTATCCGGCTGGCTAAAGGTCTGGGCAACATCACCGCCTCCTACCGCTGGTTTGCTGCTGTCTACATCATTTGCTGCTTCTTTGTTCTACCGCTCTTCGTCTTCAGCCTGTcgctggctggctggcaggTACTGGTAGGTGTGGGCGTACCGCTGGTCGTCATGTTGATCGTCGTCATAGTGATCAACGTACTGCAAAAAAGGAAACCCGAGTGTCTGCCGGCAGCGCTGCGATCCTGGGACTTCCTGCCTCTCTGGGCCCACTCCCTGGCTCCCTGGGACAAAGTGGTCGGTCTCTGTACGGCCaaatgctgttgctgctgcaaatGCTGCCAGGTTGCTGCTGATGACCTGGAACACAATGAGACAGAATCTGTGGAAGAGAACAAGAGCCCTCACGCAGAGGTGTACGATAACCCTGCGATGAGTGCGGAGACAGAGGTGGAAAATGAGATAAAGATAGAGCTCAATATTCTGAAAATGACCCGCCTTTGA
- the LOC121627723 gene encoding OCIA domain-containing protein 1-like — translation MSSTTTGFPEDQQRRGGQGPVRLEYIPTEEERKVFEECNRESLWYRSMPFSVVSMAITQALVARGSLSASPRFGSLPKVAFAGFCGYLVGKLSYMKTCQEKFKRLENSPLGEALRQRTGLLPQYSKGAQSDLDDPDTPSFETMFQPAEAPSQKSYTTESPVQMGKSDDFSAPVESYMDEEEPRRKAIFYEDLRLKNRENYEVTLTQKAETLLKTSPEKEPKRPKKEMKNIYGDTWEE, via the exons ATGTCGTCCACCACCACAGGTTTTCCAGAGGACCAGCAGCGCAGAGGAGGACAG GGGCCAGTGCGCTTGGAGTACATccccacagaagaagagaggaaagtgtTTGAAGAGTGCAACCGCGAGAGCCTTTGGTACAGGT CGATGCCCTTCTCTGTGGTCAGCATGGCCATCACTCAAGCCCTAGTTGCCAGAG GGAGTCTGTCTGCATCTCCCAGGTTTGGATCTCTACCCAAAGTGGCTT tTGCGGGCTTCTGTGGCTACTTGGTTGGGAAGTTATCATACATGAAGACGTGCCAGGAGAAGTTCAAGAGGTTGGAGAACTCCCCTCTTGGAGAGGCCCTCAGACAGAGGACAGGGCTGCTTCCACAATA TTCCAAGGGTGCTCAGTCAGATCTGGATGACCCAGACACCCCGTCCTTTGAAACCATGTTCCAGCCAGCCGAAGCCCCCAGCCAGAAAAGCTACACGACAGAGTCACCAGTTCAAATGGGCAAATCAGATGACTTCAGTGCTCCAG TTGAGTCATACATGGATGAAGAGGAGCCCAGGAGGAAGGCCATCTTCTATGAGGACCTGAGGCTCAAGAACAGAGAGAACTACGAGGTCACGCTAACTCAGAAGGCTGAGACACTGCTCAAAACATCACCTGAGAAGGAACCAAAAAGACCCAAGAAAGAAA TGAAAAACATCTATGGAGACACCTGGGAGGAATAA